GTGTTTGGGCCAGAGCTTGAGTGGTGGGCTTCATGCCACAGCAACCTCCATGTGGGcattcatccctccctccatccatccatctatccatccatccactcatctatccatccatccatccatctatccatctcctCCTTGTAAGGTCCTTTGATGAATAGTAGAAAAATAGAGAGCTCTCCTCTCTGCTAACTCTTAGTCTGGTGGGAGACATAGGTGTGGAAATGGAATTAGAAAAAAAGTTCTTAAGCAAGGAATCAAGACACACTAAGATCTTACTATCAGCTGGGAGATCACGAGCCAAGAAATTATTAGCCTTTATGGGTCGAGTGTCATATATTACAGCACATATCATATATTACATCTTGACTACATACATTCTTATAGCTAGTTTGGAGAGTTACACATGACGGTGAGTCACACATGTGAACCACTCTTGACACATGTGACATGGGATAATCATTGCTATGATGGAGACACAGAGACTGTGGGAACCCGGAGAAGAGATACCACCTTGCAATGTCAGAGGGGATGTGATAAGATGATGACAAAGCTttaccaagaaaaatgaaaaggcatgCAGTTTTCAGAGAAGGGGCAAGAGAAGAGAACATTTTCAGCATGTGTAAAGGTCCAGACGCCAGAGAGACAATGCAGTTATGGTTGGAGGGCCAAGGGGGCATTAGAGATATTGGCTGCAGTGCTGTGAGGAGGTAAAAGCTGTTGCCCTGTTTTACATATGAGCAAACAAACAGACTTAGGAAGTGAATACACTGCACAGAGTCAGCTAGCAAATAAGAAGTAGAGCTGGGAATTTCCCTGTCAGGTACTTCTATGAGTTGGGTACACACTTCATGTCACAGGGCCCTGTAGTTTCTGGGGTCAACAAGAGGACCACAGCAGCATCTAGCTGCAGGAAAGGGTTGTAGGAGGTTGGGAGCAGAAGCAACCGTTCATTTGTCTGTCCATAGGCATCCCTATAAAATTTGTGATCACCCTCAAGAATGTGCACGTGAAAGAGAGGAGCCGTGCCTGCCCTGAGTGTGAGCTGACATCCAAGGATGTGACCTTGTACTGGAAGAAGGATGGGCAGCTGCTGGTGCGAAGCTGCACTGAGTTTGACCTCAGTGCCCGGTTGAAGAGTCACATGGTGGTTTGCGCTGGGACAGCCTTCTGCATCCAGGCCGCCTTCTCTGTGAGTCATTCCTGACCCTGACCCCCAGATGCCCACCACTAAACCCAGATGGCTACCATGGCTACCATAGCCTCTGCTTCTGCCCCTCGCCAGACCCCTGGCACCAGAGCCTAATAGGAGACTCCTGGACAATGGGAGGGGGCCTGCCCCCAAATACCACCCAGGTGACCCATGGTGCCATCTCCTGTCACCACCCAGGGCTCCCCACCACCCAACATGATCTGGCTGAAAGATGGCATCCCTACCAAGGGCCAGGAAATTATCACCAAGAGCAAAAACCACTCCCAGTTCCTCATCAACAGCACCAAGTGCTCTGACTCAGGGGTGTACTGCATTGAGCTCCAGAATGTGTCTGGAGAGGTGTACCATGACTTCCACGTGTGTTTGGCAGGTATGACAATGAGCAGAGGCCTGGGTAGACATCTCTGCCTACACTCCCCTCTGCtgctggagtcttaaccactgtaacGGCATTCCTTAAGGTAGTCAGGCTCCTTTGGCACCACAGAGCAAGACTGTTGGCTTTTGCCTTAATGGGCagagttgtttccactttttcccagtGTCTTGAAACCCCAGAGGCATTGAACTAGGACTAAGCCCTTGTTTCAGTTTCTGCAGTCCTATCTGGAGAGCTTCACAGCATATGCAGAGCAGGGTTAGTgagcagagagagaggcaggaatAGGTAAGAGGCTGGAGAGACAGACGGAAATGAGTCCATTAAAAATTGGGGTAACTGGCCTGTATGTTATTGGAAATACTTACAAAGTATGTGATGTGGTCACCTAGAAAGCCCTTTTGGGGAAACTTCACAATCCCACGGTGTCACTGCCATATAGCTTCATTAGAATTCCTGAACCACAGCTGAAATGAGCTTCCTATTAATTTTTAGTTTCCCCCCAGATACCATttagaattttaataataaagatgGTGGGTAAAACCTAAGAAAGAGCCTTTTCATCATCTTAAATCTGCAGGTTTTGAGGTTTAACACATTGTGTATTCCTAAATTTGCATTAATCACGATGCTAAAGAATATGtgaaacattcttttgcattgatGCATTTTGTACCTCCCTCTGTTAAAAGCATAACAGCCCCTCCAAATTGGGGTGACCTCTTAAAGAGAATTGGAAGCTTTATAATAAAGCCCTAAACCCCCAAGGGATGAAGGGGTGAACTTTTATTAAATGGGCACTTTACCCAAACATTATTATGATAGTTATTGTTAGTCTTTTTTGCAAGTGAGGAAATGGGTCTCCGATAGTAACTTGCCTAAGTTCACAGGGCTAGTAAATGACAAAGCTAGAGCTACACTTCATAAATAGTTCTGACTCCAAGACTCTGGCTGCCTGAGACTTAGAAGGTGAAGGTGCCCCATCCCATCTTCCTTAGGACTTGGCAGGTGGCTGGCACGGGGGCACGATATTTCGGCGGGGATGTGGAGGACGATATTCGGGCACAATATTTCCCCAGGGAGGCTGATGGATTTTCGGACCCTTCCAGATTTTCCGCGGCCACCCACAAACCtacagctgtctgaggaggtcacCAACACAGTGACTCTGACCTGGAACCACAGCCCCGACCTTCTGGAGGGCGGCGAGGTCCTCTACGCCATCATGGAGAGGGATGCCAGCACCGCCACCTGGCTCACTGCGGTCGAGCGCGTCTTCAGCAACAAGTACACGGTGACCGACTCGCTCCCCGGCAGGAAGTAGTACTTCCGAGTGCTGGCCCAGAACGAAGCGGTGACTCCAAGGATACCTGTCTGGCTCGTCAACAAGGACAGGAGTGAGTCTAGGGACTTAGGGGTTCAGATCGGTGATCCCTGATGGCGGGGAtgaaataaagattgccaggGTTACCCAATGCTGAGAAGCACTGAGGTGAAAGCGCTAACGTCGGGGACCCTGGGGAGAAAAGCTGAGGTCTGGAAGCCTAGGGGAGGGGATTCCTTCGGGGGACTCTGAGGGGTGGGACTAACGTGGaggtggggagatcccctgggggCGGGGATGCCGGTAGGGGGcgggaaggaggggtggggatGGCGGTGCGGGACAGGGATGTGGAGCTGAGAAGCTGTTCCAGGGGAGAGGCTAACTGACGTCCTGATTGAGGATTCAGGGAGGGTCCAAGAAACGGGGATGACATCCAGAAACCCCGGAGGGAGGGGATTAAGGATTGGGATAGCTGCAGGAAACTTGAAATATGATTCAGTTGGAGAGAGCAGAGACGATGGAGACTGGGATGGCCTTGGGGACAGCTTGGACGGGTgcgggagttgggggtggggggatggtggtgatcagacacatgtacacccgtggctgattcatgtcaatatatggcaaaaacccaccacaatattgtaaagtaatcaacctccattaaaataaataaattaattagggaaaaaaaaaaagccagtcaaCAGCCCGGTCCGGAAGCTGGTGGCGGGAAAGAAGTCTAGGATGCCCAGGTCTGGAAAAGCGCAAAAGCCGGCGGACCTGGGTTTAGGTCTTGGAACCAGCAGTGTCATGGGGGTGGGAGAGTGACGAAGGGAGAACTTCAGGAACCACTATGAAGTCCGGGGCCCTAGAGCTGACGGTGCGTGGGAATCTAACCCAGGTCATCGGGGTTTCGTGAGCTGGGTCTCCGGGGCGTCTTCCGAGCTCTAGGCGGGAGCGCGTGGGTGGGGATCTTGGGGTGCGCTCACCGCTCGCCAcgtcccccactcccaccccgaCCCGACCCTTGCACAGTCGAGGATCTGAGCGCCAATCTGAAGCCGTACCAGCAGAAGCACTGGCGCCACGTGCCGCGCTTCCTGACCCCGCTCAAGCCGCACACCGTGACCTTCCTGGGGAACCTGCGGCCCACCGTCACCCTCTACAAGGGCCACGTCAACATCACAGCCAACTCAAAGTTCTGGTACAACTCCACTAGCAGCGTGTGCACCATCGTCATCCCCACCTGCACGCTCAAGGACAGCGGCGAGTACCGCGTGCTGGTGGAGAACAAGCTGGGCAAGGACTGCAGCAGCTCCAAGCTCACCATCTATGGTGAGGGCGCCAAGCCGGCCTCCAGCAGGCCTGGAGGTGGTGGGCGCCCCCGGCTGAGTCCTACCTGGGGTGGAGGCGCAAAATGGCAGTCTTGTGGGAGGTCGATCGATTATTTTCGTATGGCTGACACTATCTTTTATTTAATCTGCCATGGGGTGGTGTACATATTCTCTAACTGACCAAAGTTCGAaccactctgccatcttctcCATATCGTTTGTTATGTATCTGGCCCCTGAAGACTTGGGAGTTGGCAATCAAGAGTTTGTAGTTTgcaacccttcagttcagttcagtggctcaggtgtgtctgactctttgcaaacccatggactgcaacacgccaggtgtacatcaccaactccccaagcttgtgcaaactcattgtccattgggtcagtgatgccatccaaccatctcatgctctgtggttcccttctcctcctgccttcaatctttcccagcaccagggtagTT
The genomic region above belongs to Bos taurus isolate L1 Dominette 01449 registration number 42190680 breed Hereford chromosome 29, ARS-UCD2.0, whole genome shotgun sequence and contains:
- the IGSF22 gene encoding LOW QUALITY PROTEIN: immunoglobulin superfamily member 22 (The sequence of the model RefSeq protein was modified relative to this genomic sequence to represent the inferred CDS: substituted 5 bases at 5 genomic stop codons); translation: MTTIHHKQMLQEHVSMEFSSSTTHMQTFSXTTKIVGEEVVERKFSSSTEFFSLVTQSSNISAGENVPEFMEKPQPVASPEGDKAVFRVQAQGNPKPNVSWERENGMPIKESAKIFYNSVNKEHVLKLESLTSDDSDNYKCTARNDHADAIXTVSLLVTEGQEKLDFKKMLKKNGPPAPKKKQKKVTDEKEMLXTFFPKVPKKDFEKVCMEYGFTSFRGLLRKLKGMKEVEVEAIXILKDITAKVDTTVVSACIMELKDPNVKTPWVKDNEPLRIWYFLRKYDVKQMGTEYTLPITNVNMSDAGTYSLAVANRWMNAELMVLDKSLKFLGEMKLVKVTECQTAVFEIRLSRKVPDFVWKFNGKELKRGEKYEITVSEDGLTHTYKVQDARLSDGGEFSAKAGYLVQKAQLTTDHECLGQSLSGGLHATATSMWAFIPPSIHPSIHPSTHLSIHPSIYPSPPCKERVVGGWEQKQPFICLSIGIPIKFVITLKNVHVKERSRACPECELTSKDVTLYWKKDGQLLVRSCTEFDLSARLKSHMVVCAGTAFCIQAAFSGSPPPNMIWLKDGIPTKGQEIITKSKNHSQFLINSTKCSDSGVYCIELQNVSGEVYHDFHVCLADFPRPPTNLQLSEEVTNTVTLTWNHSPDLLEGGEVLYAIMERDASTATWLTAVERVFSNKYTVTDSLPGRKXYFRVLAQNEAVTPRIPVWLVNKDRIEDLSANLKPYQQKHWRHVPRFLTPLKPHTVTFLGNLRPTVTLYKGHVNITANSKFWYNSTSSVCTIVIPTCTLKDSGEYRVLVENKLGKDCSSSKLTIYGEGAKPASSRPGGGGRPRLSPTWGGGAKWQSCGRSIDYFRMADTIFYLICHGVVYIFSN